One window of Brevibacillus choshinensis genomic DNA carries:
- the glpK gene encoding glycerol kinase GlpK — MKEKYILSLDQGTTTSRAILFDHSGTALYQENRAFAQHYPEPGWVEHDPLEIWSTQLEVTREVITKTGIDTAEIAAIGITNQRETTVVWERSTGKPIANAIVWQCRRTAGICDQLKNKGLEAMVREKTGLLIDAYFSGTKIAWILEHVPGARAKADAGELLFGTIDSWLIWNLTDGRVHVTDYSNAARTMLFNIHTLKWDDDLLAELSIPISMLPDVRPSSEVYGTTTLLGGEIPIGASAGDQQAALFGQCCFQEGMVKNTYGTGCFLLMNTGERPVSSEHGLLTTIAWGLHGRVEYALEGSIFIAGAVVQWLRDELGLIQSASESEAVAKTVENTNGVYVVPAFTGLGTPYWDSYARGTIVGLTRGSNRAHIVRAALEAIAYQTKDVVASMEHDAGIKLAELRVDGGAVMNDFLMQFQADILGRKVVRPQIKETTALGAAYLAGLAVGFYENVDEIKRSWKGDQTFTRVMSEEASQSIYQGWKKAVGTTKGWALDECDTSQ; from the coding sequence ATGAAAGAAAAGTATATATTGTCGCTTGATCAAGGAACGACCACGTCAAGGGCTATCCTCTTTGATCATTCTGGAACAGCGCTCTATCAAGAGAACAGAGCATTTGCCCAGCATTATCCAGAACCTGGTTGGGTGGAGCACGACCCGCTGGAAATCTGGTCCACACAGTTGGAAGTTACCCGAGAGGTGATAACCAAAACGGGGATTGATACAGCAGAAATCGCAGCGATTGGCATAACCAACCAACGTGAAACAACAGTCGTATGGGAGAGGTCAACGGGCAAACCCATTGCAAATGCGATTGTATGGCAATGCCGAAGAACAGCAGGCATCTGTGATCAGTTAAAGAATAAGGGATTGGAAGCAATGGTACGTGAGAAAACAGGTTTATTAATTGATGCATATTTCTCCGGTACGAAAATTGCCTGGATTCTTGAACATGTGCCCGGTGCACGAGCAAAAGCAGACGCAGGGGAGCTATTATTTGGGACCATTGATAGTTGGTTAATTTGGAATTTAACCGATGGTAGGGTTCATGTCACGGATTATTCCAATGCTGCCCGAACAATGTTATTTAACATCCATACGTTAAAGTGGGATGATGACTTGCTCGCAGAATTGTCAATCCCTATAAGTATGTTACCCGACGTCCGACCATCCAGCGAAGTATATGGTACGACAACGTTGCTTGGCGGCGAAATACCGATTGGGGCAAGTGCAGGGGACCAACAAGCTGCACTGTTTGGGCAGTGCTGTTTTCAAGAGGGCATGGTGAAAAATACATATGGTACGGGATGCTTCCTGTTAATGAATACGGGAGAGCGTCCGGTTTCTTCGGAACATGGCTTGCTGACAACTATTGCTTGGGGACTTCACGGCAGAGTGGAATACGCACTGGAAGGAAGTATTTTTATAGCCGGTGCAGTCGTGCAGTGGCTGCGGGATGAATTGGGCTTAATCCAAAGTGCCTCGGAATCGGAAGCAGTGGCCAAAACCGTAGAGAATACGAATGGTGTCTATGTCGTTCCTGCCTTTACGGGGCTAGGTACGCCATATTGGGATTCTTATGCCCGTGGAACAATTGTAGGCTTAACCCGCGGATCCAATCGTGCACACATCGTACGTGCGGCACTGGAGGCAATCGCTTATCAAACGAAGGATGTTGTTGCATCGATGGAACACGATGCTGGGATCAAACTGGCGGAATTACGCGTAGATGGCGGCGCGGTTATGAACGATTTTTTGATGCAGTTTCAGGCAGACATTCTCGGAAGAAAAGTGGTCAGACCGCAAATAAAGGAAACGACTGCGTTGGGCGCGGCGTATCTGGCTGGTCTTGCGGTCGGATTCTATGAAAACGTAGATGAAATCAAACGAAGCTGGAAGGGTGATCAGACTTTTACGAGAGTAATGAGTGAAGAAGCCAGCCAATCAATTTATCAGGGGTGGAAAAAGGCAGTAGGCACTACGAAAGGCTGGGCACTGGACGAATGCGATACCAGCCAATAG